Proteins encoded in a region of the Mixophyes fleayi isolate aMixFle1 chromosome 5, aMixFle1.hap1, whole genome shotgun sequence genome:
- the LOC142157982 gene encoding solute carrier family 52, riboflavin transporter, member 3-B-like yields MALIVHILSCLLGLGSWVAINGVWVELPILVPHTPEGWELPSYLSLLIQFANIGPLVVTLVHKFRPGHLHEGPVIFVLLAVGVVSCLLLAFLWQETSWVGSSRRSTALLALIFFLSLVDCTSSVTFLPYMTRLRPDYLVSYFIGEGLSGLLPALLALGQGVGVISCELMNSTEPNGSYTIGNLTAVYQPARFPAWGFFFFLAGMMGISLMAFTILHRTPCKQCQRTQEVGVGKKREQKESWWKGLEQSPMMGEDEAIKEKKKLGRYSVWEKVFIFLVLAWVNALTNAVLPAVQTYSCIPYGGRIYHLTATLASIANPLACGIAMYLPNRSLLTIGGLSVTGSIIGSYIMSMAVLSPCPPLLHDNIGGTLIVLAWVLFVGVLSYVKVIIGIILRDEGHSALVWCGAVVQLGSMLGALTMFPLVNVYSFFQSADPCAQKCPQ; encoded by the exons ATGGCTCTGATTGTACATATTCTCTCCTGCTTGCTGGGTCTCGGCTCTTGGGTTGCCATCAATGGTGTGTGGGTAGAACTGCCTATCTTAGTGCCCCATACTCCCGAAGGTTGGGAGCTGCCCTCATACCTCTCTCTTCTAATACAATTTGCCAACATTGGGCCTCTAGTTGTGACACTTGTCCACAAGTTTCGGCCAGGACATCTCCACGAGGGGCCTGTCATATTTGTGCTTTTGGCTGTTGGTGTTGTGTCGTGCCTACTGCTGGCATTCCTATGGCAAGAGACAAGCTGGGTGGGATCGTCACGGAGAAGTACTGCTCTACTGGCGCTAATCTTCTTCCTCTCATTGGTGGACTGCACTTCTTCAGTCACCTTCCTTCCTTATATGACTCGTCTCAGACCTGACTACCTCGTTTCTTATTTCATCGGAGAGGGTCTGAGTGGGCTGTTGCCAGCACTGCTGGCTCTGGGACAAGGTGTTGGGGTGATAAGCTGCGAACTGATGAACAGTACAGAACCAAATGGATCATACACTATcggaaatctaacagcagtctacCAGCCAGCCAGATTTCCTGCATGGGGCTTCTTCTTTTTCCTGGCTGGGATGATGGGTATCAGTCTAATGGCCTTCACTATCCTTCACAGGACCCCCTGTAAGCAATGCCAGAGGACCCAGGAGGTAGGAGTGGGCAAGAAAAGAGAGCAAAAGGAATCTTGGTGGAAAGGATTGGAGCAAAGTCCGATGATGGGGGAGGATGAGgctattaaggaaaaaaaaaaattgggaaggtACTCGGTATGGGAGAAGGTGTTCATCTTCCTCGTCTTGGCCTGGGTGAATGCTTTAACCAACGCCGTTCTACCTGCGGTACAGACTTATTCCTGCATTCCCTACGGAGGACGCATCTATCACCTGACGGCTACATTAGCTTCCATAGCAAACCCACTGGCATGTGGCATAGCTATGTATCTACCCAACAG GTCTCTCCTCACCATCGGGGGTCTCTCAGTGACTGGTTCCATCATTGGCTCATACATTATGAGCATGGCTGTGTTAAGTCCATGTCCCCCCCTTCTCCatgataacattgggggcacacTCATC GTCCTGGCCTGGGTGCTGTTTGTGGGTGTCCTTTCCTATGTGAAGGTGATTATAGGAATAATACTGCGAGATGAAGGACACAGCGCCCTCGTGTGGTGTGGCGCGGTGGTGCAGCTGGGCTCCATGCTGGGTGCTCTTACTATGTTTCCATTGGTAAATGTCTATTCTTTTTTCCAGTCAGCGGATCCTTGTGCCCAGAAATGTCCCCAATAA